The genomic segment AGCACGGTTTGCTGCTCACGCACTGCCAGAACGACCTCGAACGCCTCATCAAAGCGCTGAGGGGTGAACACGATCACGTCGTGCCAGCCGTCCTGGAGCATGCTTTCCATGTGGCCATGATGGAGGGATTTGCGTCATCCGGAATGGTCAAGCGCACGGCTATCGCGGCGTTGGTTCTGATCGGACTGTCGGCGACGTGCTCCAACGCTGGTTCTGGAACAGGCGAACCACAGCCCAAGCAGGCCATGTTTTCAACCCGTGAGGAGGCTGAGGCGGCAGCCGAGGGCTTCGGCTGCGAGGGCGCACACAAAATGGGGGAAATGTGGATGGTCTGCGAGCAGCACGGTGATTCCAAAACAGACCATGGACAGCACTGAGAATGGGTGAATCCGGCGGACACTGCGGCAGCAAGCCGAAGCGCATTGCAATTGGTGTGGCTCCTCTGGCCACGATTTCGATCGGGATTGTGCCGATGGGCGTGATCTGCATCGGTGTGGTGCCGATGGGCGTGGTGTCGATTGGCGTCGTGGCGATGGGTGTGATCAACATCGCCATCGTCGGCATGGGGCTCCTGGCTGTCGGCGTCAACACGATGGGTGTGATCACGGCCGGCCCGATGAGCATGGGCCTGATCCAGATCCGTTCCACCACCAATCCCCGCTATCTCGCATACCCCTCAAAGGAGCAGGCGGAGGAGCAGGCCGAGAAGATTGGCTGCAGTGGTGTGCACCGCATGGGTGAGACCTACTGGATGCCATGCAAGGAACACCCGCAGTGAGCTGGTTTCGTCTCAGCCCTGGCAATCAGGGCAGATGGCCCGGACGTTCAAGGTGGATTCGATCAGCTTGAACCCGAAACCTCTGGCAGCCATCTCACCGGCGGCCAGCACCGGTTCGCTTTCGAACTCTTCGGTACGGCCGCAGCGGATGCACACCACATGGTGATGGTCCCTGTGGTCGTCAGCCGCCAGTTCAAAGCGTCGACCTCCCTCACTGAGCTCCAGCTCCTGCAGAAACCCCATGTCTGCCAGCAGCCGCAATGTTCGGTACACCGTGGCCAGCGACACCTTCATCTGCAGTTGTGCCAGCTGCTGATGCACGTCTTCAGCGCTGAGGTGATTGCCGGTGCCCAGTCGCTCGAACAATTCGAGAACTCGCTTGCGCTGAGGCGTCAGACGACGTCCGTCCTGATGAAGACCCTTCTGAAGGACACCGTTCTCGGTGACTGTGGCGGGAGGGAGCGTCACCGGTTGAAAACCAATCTTCTCAACAGTACCCACTAATGAGAGCTGTGCACAGCGTTCATCGCCACTGTCGATACCATCCGATCAACAAC from the Synechococcus sp. KORDI-100 genome contains:
- a CDS encoding Fur family transcriptional regulator; this translates as MTLPPATVTENGVLQKGLHQDGRRLTPQRKRVLELFERLGTGNHLSAEDVHQQLAQLQMKVSLATVYRTLRLLADMGFLQELELSEGGRRFELAADDHRDHHHVVCIRCGRTEEFESEPVLAAGEMAARGFGFKLIESTLNVRAICPDCQG
- a CDS encoding GLTT repeat protein, which translates into the protein MGESGGHCGSKPKRIAIGVAPLATISIGIVPMGVICIGVVPMGVVSIGVVAMGVINIAIVGMGLLAVGVNTMGVITAGPMSMGLIQIRSTTNPRYLAYPSKEQAEEQAEKIGCSGVHRMGETYWMPCKEHPQ